TGCGTGTAGTACTCCGGCGCCAGGCACCTGATCGGGAAACCAAACATGGCTGATGAACTGAACTAACAGgggagtcgtcgtcgtcgtcgtcgatcatGAGCGACGACCGACGATCCATGGGTATGGGTTTACCGTTTACCGTACCCGAAGGTGCCTTCGATGGGCGCGATCGCCCGGTGCGTCCACTCCGACGGCAGCCACTTGGCGAGGCCGAAGTCGGAGATCTGCGGCTGCAAGTCGTCGGTGAGCAGGACGTTGGAGGCCTTGATGTCCCGGTGGATGATCCGCCTCCGGCACCCCTTGTGCAGGTACTCCAGCCCGCGCGCCGTGCCCACCGCAATGCCGTGCCGCGCCGCCCACCCCATCGCCGGCAACGTCTCGTCTGTCGATCATTCATGTCacggaagaaaagaaagaaacgtCACGCGCGCATTCATTGACCTCGCCGCGGTTTCGACGGCAACGGCGGCGGTGTGCGTCGGTTCGTGTTCCCACGCGGCCACGCACGCGCGGAGGTACGTACCGTGGAGGTTGGCGGCGACGGAGCCGCGGCGGGAGAAGTCGAAGACGAGGTAGAGGTCTTGGTCGACGCAGCACCCGAGGAGGCCGCACACGTTAGGGTGGCGCGCGTGGCCCACCGTGCCCAGCTCCGCCAGGAAGTCCCGCTCCCGGCGCTCGCACGCCGACGCGCCCAGCAGGCGCTTCACGGCCACGGCGCGCCCGTCGGGGAGCTCGCCGCGGTACACCTCCGAGGACCCGCCCCGGCCCACCAGGTTGCGCGCGTGGAAGCCGTCCGTGGCGCGGTGGACCTCCTCGTACGAGAAGCAGCGCCACGCCGGCCTGCTGCTGCGCTGCGGGGACGACCCAGGTTCCTCCGGGGATTCCTTGGTGGCGTCGTTGGTGTCGGCGTCGGCGTCCACCGGCTTAGTGGTCGCCGACCGGTGGCCGatggagaggaggaggagccgcttGAAGCTCCCGCTGCTCCTCAGGTACAGAGGTTTCATTCTCGTCTCCGCGCTGGGCTCGGCAATGCCGGAGACGCCGCCGGGCGAGCCAGCGAGGTGATGGTcgaagcagaggaggaggaggaggacagggagAGGGAGGCCAATAGAGGAAGAGGGCATTGATGGAGGGGAGTAACGGCGAGGTGTGGTGGCGAGTGTCGCAGGGGGCGCAAGCGAGTGAAGCCGACGGGCGTTTTTGTGGAGGGAGGCGCGGCCGGCGGTCCAGGTCCCGGACACAGGCCGAACCGCGGAGGTCGCAGACGCAGATTTCTTTTCGGTTTTATTTACTACCCGTGAAATTCTTGCATGAAATGAAATTCATGCGAAGTCGCTGCAAATTTCTCCCGAAAGCAGCTGTCGCAAGCAATTGGCACTGTTTCTCGACAGTCGACAGGGACAGGGAGTTGAGTTGAGCAAGACTGTCGAGTGTCAACCATTCGATCTAACTC
The nucleotide sequence above comes from Miscanthus floridulus cultivar M001 chromosome 18, ASM1932011v1, whole genome shotgun sequence. Encoded proteins:
- the LOC136520074 gene encoding probable receptor-like serine/threonine-protein kinase At5g57670 isoform X1 gives rise to the protein MPSSSIGLPLPVLLLLLCFDHHLAGSPGGVSGIAEPSAETRMKPLYLRSSGSFKRLLLLSIGHRSATTKPVDADADTNDATKESPEEPGSSPQRSSRPAWRCFSYEEVHRATDGFHARNLVGRGGSSEVYRGELPDGRAVAVKRLLGASACERRERDFLAELGTVGHARHPNVCGLLGCCVDQDLYLVFDFSRRGSVAANLHDETLPAMGWAARHGIAVGTARGLEYLHKGCRRRIIHRDIKASNVLLTDDLQPQISDFGLAKWLPSEWTHRAIAPIEGTFGCLAPEYYTHGIVDEKTDVFAFGVFLLELVTGRKPVDGSHRSLLSWARPLLSDGKTEALVDPRLGGDYDGEQARRVAFVASLCVRAPATWRPSMTEVRDHSQVLELLEGGEIRQDRWAMPEEAAGNEDQPRWFDDLDDDDEDENEDDEDFSTPSPSSSSSTTSN
- the LOC136520074 gene encoding probable receptor-like serine/threonine-protein kinase At5g57670 isoform X2 yields the protein MPSSSIGLPLPVLLLLLCFDHHLAGSPGGVSGIAEPSAETRMKPLYLRSSGSFKRLLLLSIGHRSATTKPVDADADTNDATKESPEEPGSSPQRSSRPAWRCFSYEEVHRATDGFHARNLVGRGGSSEVYRGELPDGRAVAVKRLLGASACERRERDFLAELGTVGHARHPNVCGLLGCCVDQDLYLVFDFSRRGSVAANLHDETLPAMGWAARHGIAVGTARGLEYLHKGCRRRIIHRDIKASNVLLTDDLQPQISDFGLAKWLPSEWTHRAIAPIEGTFGCLAPEYYTHGIVDEKTDVFAFGVFLLELVTGRKPVDGSHRSLLSWARPLLSDGKTEALVDPRLGGDYDGEQARRVAFVASLCVRAPATWRPSMTEVLELLEGGEIRQDRWAMPEEAAGNEDQPRWFDDLDDDDEDENEDDEDFSTPSPSSSSSTTSN